From Mycolicibacterium nivoides, a single genomic window includes:
- a CDS encoding ArnT family glycosyltransferase, translating into MVTSTLDQPSAADPDLAPIEAAQPVRWDFSRAERLALPALLTATALAYLWNITVNGMGNQFYAASAWAGSLNWEALLFGSLDPANFITVDKPPVSQWVMGLSGQLFGFSSASMLIPEALMAVGSVALLHGAVRRISGPRAALLAGAALALMPVAALMFRFNNPDAVMVLLMTAAAYCAVRALEQNGARWMALAGVALGFAFLAKMLEGLMVMPAIGLVYLIAAPVPVRRRLLHLVGSLGAFLVSAGWFVVLTLVWPASSRPYLAGSTDNNFMNLVLGYNGFGRVLGHNHYGTHVDVDPVVPAAPQHHGGWGDQVQGLPRLFTGEFGFEIGWLVPAALLAVVLVLISRGRAPRTDIVRAGAILFGTWLVIDGLVLSFMKTNVHPYYCMSLAPAVAAMFAIGLHEMWRRRDDRLGQIGLATMLLGTAAWSFWILARNASWLPPLRWSILAVTVTATAALLWALRSGTRGMAAAALAVAIIGGLAGSTAYTVATLGQSHTGGGPSVGPADPDDDHGHGWNSDNPEVNAMLRGTNTEWSAAINRSGAASGLELSTDTAVMAIGGFTGSDPAPTLDQFQTFVADRKITYYILPESKNDHGGFFGNNSHTDISDWVKANFASTKVGSDTVYDLRAPLRK; encoded by the coding sequence GTGGTGACATCGACTCTTGACCAACCGTCGGCGGCGGACCCGGATCTGGCACCGATCGAGGCCGCCCAGCCGGTGCGATGGGATTTCTCCCGGGCCGAACGCCTGGCGCTGCCCGCTCTGCTGACGGCCACCGCCCTGGCCTACCTGTGGAACATCACCGTCAACGGCATGGGCAACCAGTTCTACGCGGCCTCGGCCTGGGCCGGTTCGCTCAACTGGGAGGCGCTGCTGTTCGGGTCGCTGGATCCGGCCAACTTCATCACCGTGGACAAGCCGCCGGTGTCGCAGTGGGTGATGGGCCTGTCCGGTCAACTGTTCGGGTTCAGCAGCGCCAGCATGCTCATCCCCGAAGCGTTGATGGCCGTCGGTTCGGTCGCGCTGCTCCACGGTGCGGTCCGCCGCATCAGTGGGCCCCGCGCCGCGCTGCTGGCCGGCGCCGCGCTGGCCCTCATGCCGGTGGCCGCGCTGATGTTCCGGTTCAACAATCCCGACGCGGTCATGGTGTTGCTGATGACGGCCGCCGCCTACTGCGCGGTGCGCGCACTGGAGCAGAACGGCGCCCGCTGGATGGCGCTGGCCGGCGTCGCGCTCGGTTTCGCCTTCCTGGCCAAGATGCTCGAGGGACTGATGGTGATGCCGGCCATCGGGCTGGTCTACCTGATCGCCGCGCCCGTCCCGGTGCGCCGGCGCCTGCTGCACCTGGTCGGCTCACTCGGGGCGTTTCTCGTCTCGGCCGGATGGTTCGTGGTGCTCACCCTGGTGTGGCCCGCCTCGTCGCGGCCGTACCTCGCCGGGTCCACCGACAACAACTTCATGAACCTGGTGCTCGGCTACAACGGATTCGGTCGCGTTCTCGGCCACAACCACTACGGCACCCACGTCGACGTCGACCCCGTGGTCCCCGCAGCGCCGCAGCACCACGGCGGCTGGGGCGATCAGGTCCAGGGCCTGCCGCGGCTGTTCACCGGCGAGTTCGGTTTCGAGATCGGTTGGCTGGTGCCCGCGGCATTGCTGGCGGTGGTCCTGGTACTGATCTCGCGTGGCCGGGCACCGCGCACCGACATCGTGCGGGCCGGGGCCATCCTGTTCGGTACCTGGCTCGTGATCGACGGTCTGGTGCTGAGTTTCATGAAGACCAACGTCCATCCGTACTACTGCATGTCGCTGGCACCGGCCGTCGCGGCGATGTTCGCCATCGGCCTCCACGAGATGTGGCGGCGCCGCGACGACCGGCTGGGGCAGATCGGTTTGGCGACAATGCTTCTGGGCACCGCGGCGTGGAGTTTCTGGATCCTGGCCCGCAATGCGTCGTGGCTGCCGCCGCTGCGGTGGTCGATCCTGGCGGTGACGGTCACGGCCACCGCGGCGCTGCTCTGGGCGTTGCGCTCGGGCACCCGCGGAATGGCGGCCGCCGCACTGGCAGTGGCGATCATCGGCGGACTGGCCGGATCCACCGCCTACACCGTGGCCACCCTGGGCCAGTCGCACACCGGGGGCGGTCCGAGCGTGGGACCCGCCGATCCCGACGACGATCACGGGCACGGTTGGAACTCCGACAATCCCGAGGTGAACGCGATGCTGCGGGGAACCAATACCGAATGGTCGGCGGCCATCAACCGGTCCGGCGCTGCGTCCGGACTCGAATTGTCCACCGACACAGCGGTAATGGCGATCGGCGGCTTCACCGGAAGTGATCCGGCGCCGACGCTGGACCAGTTCCAGACCTTCGTCGCCGACCGGAAGATCACCTACTACATCCTGCCCGAGTCCAAGAACGACCACGGCGGCTTCTTCGGCAACAATTCCCACACCGACATCTCCGACTGGGTGAAGGCGAACTTCGCCTCGACCAAGGTGGGTTCGGACACGGTCTACGACCTGCGCGCGCCTCTCAGGAAATAG
- a CDS encoding NAD(P)-dependent oxidoreductase, protein MSEPIGFIGLGNMGFPMMERLLTAGFPVVAFDMRDDVLAKATMLGASRAGSVRDVADRTETILASLPTPQVSESVVADVAAGYRVRRFVDLSTVGGGAAQRNQAVLAAQGVAALDSPVSGGMHGAQAGTLALMVSGPRAEFDALKPIFDVLGRAIFVSEQPGAAQTMKLINNLMAATTLAATAEVMVMGVKAGLDADVMIDVLNAGSGGTHASRDKFPRAVLPRTFDYGFATGLMAKDVRLYLDEATSLGLPVEMAQTVQRIWEQTLRTEGAESDFTSVIKPMEQAAGVIVEGGNR, encoded by the coding sequence ATGAGTGAGCCGATCGGCTTCATCGGCCTGGGCAACATGGGCTTTCCCATGATGGAACGCCTGCTGACGGCGGGATTTCCGGTGGTGGCCTTCGACATGCGCGACGATGTTCTGGCCAAGGCGACCATGCTGGGCGCCTCGCGGGCCGGCTCCGTGCGCGACGTGGCCGACCGCACCGAGACGATATTGGCCAGCCTGCCGACCCCGCAGGTGTCCGAATCCGTGGTGGCCGACGTCGCGGCTGGGTACCGGGTCCGCCGCTTCGTCGACCTGTCCACGGTGGGCGGTGGGGCAGCACAACGCAATCAAGCAGTACTCGCCGCACAGGGTGTCGCCGCTCTGGACAGCCCGGTCAGCGGCGGGATGCATGGCGCCCAGGCCGGCACCCTGGCGCTGATGGTGTCCGGTCCGCGCGCCGAATTCGATGCGCTGAAGCCGATTTTCGATGTCCTGGGCCGGGCGATCTTCGTCTCCGAACAACCCGGCGCCGCACAGACCATGAAGCTGATCAACAACCTGATGGCCGCCACCACCCTGGCCGCGACGGCGGAGGTGATGGTGATGGGAGTCAAGGCCGGGCTCGACGCCGACGTGATGATCGACGTGCTCAACGCCGGATCCGGTGGCACACACGCCAGCCGGGACAAGTTCCCACGTGCGGTACTCCCCCGCACCTTCGACTACGGGTTCGCCACCGGCTTGATGGCCAAGGACGTGAGGCTGTACCTGGATGAGGCCACCTCGCTGGGCCTGCCGGTCGAGATGGCCCAGACCGTGCAACGGATCTGGGAGCAGACGCTTCGCACCGAAGGCGCAGAATCCGACTTCACGTCCGTCATCAAGCCGATGGAGCAGGCCGCGGGCGTCATCGTGGAGGGCGGCAACCGATGA
- a CDS encoding carboxymuconolactone decarboxylase family protein — translation MDQDTYDKGLAIRTAVLGEEYVRKAAGTVDAFSKPLQDLVTEYCWGAVWGREGLELKTRSMLNLAMIAVLNRPNELSTHIRGALTNGVTREEICEIFLQVGIYAGIPAAVDSFRLARAVFADLDEIPAADE, via the coding sequence ATGGATCAAGACACGTACGACAAGGGATTGGCGATCCGCACCGCCGTCCTCGGCGAGGAGTATGTCCGCAAAGCGGCCGGGACCGTCGACGCCTTCTCCAAGCCGCTGCAGGACCTGGTCACCGAATACTGTTGGGGCGCAGTGTGGGGCCGCGAGGGCCTGGAACTGAAGACCCGCAGCATGCTGAACCTGGCGATGATCGCGGTGCTGAACCGGCCCAACGAATTGAGCACCCATATCCGGGGCGCGCTCACCAACGGCGTCACCCGCGAGGAGATCTGCGAGATCTTCCTGCAGGTCGGCATCTACGCGGGCATCCCGGCCGCGGTCGACAGCTTCCGGCTGGCCCGCGCCGTGTTCGCCGACCTCGACGAGATCCCGGCAGCCGATGAGTGA
- a CDS encoding TetR/AcrR family transcriptional regulator, whose protein sequence is MSQSPSRPRAGRPTREQAEHRHRELLDCALEVFLENGFERSTIESIAAAAGMAKRTIYSLYPDKAALFEASVQRAVDRWLVPIETLRAAETDDLEETLLAIGRIRLAGITSPAGTALQRILNAEGNRFPRLFQLVYEQGTMPALTFIAEVLARHAEAGIIEIDDPAVVGGAFLSMVVGGPATGALWGVSWDPDDLDKRMRTLVRLFLDGVRPR, encoded by the coding sequence ATGTCCCAGAGTCCGTCAAGGCCCCGCGCGGGCCGGCCAACCCGGGAACAGGCCGAGCATCGACACCGTGAACTGCTCGACTGCGCCCTGGAAGTGTTCCTGGAGAACGGATTCGAGCGTTCCACCATCGAGTCCATCGCCGCGGCCGCCGGCATGGCCAAACGCACCATCTACAGCCTCTACCCTGACAAGGCCGCACTGTTCGAAGCTTCGGTACAACGTGCCGTGGACCGCTGGCTGGTACCCATCGAGACGCTGCGAGCAGCCGAGACCGACGATCTCGAGGAAACCCTGCTCGCCATCGGCCGGATCCGGTTGGCCGGGATCACCAGCCCCGCCGGCACCGCGCTGCAGCGCATCCTCAACGCGGAGGGCAACCGCTTCCCCCGACTGTTCCAGCTCGTGTACGAACAGGGCACCATGCCGGCGCTGACGTTCATCGCCGAGGTTCTCGCCCGCCATGCCGAGGCGGGAATCATCGAGATCGACGATCCCGCGGTGGTCGGGGGCGCGTTCTTGAGCATGGTGGTCGGCGGCCCCGCCACCGGCGCACTCTGGGGTGTGTCCTGGGATCCTGACGACCTGGACAAACGCATGCGGACCTTGGTGCGGCTGTTCCTCGACGGAGTACGACCGCGATGA